The Arachis hypogaea cultivar Tifrunner chromosome 19, arahy.Tifrunner.gnm2.J5K5, whole genome shotgun sequence genome has a window encoding:
- the LOC112779708 gene encoding presequence protease 1, chloroplastic/mitochondrial translates to MERAAIVRSLSCTSMACGRYLLSRSCRTSVSSSILFPSTPKPKLSLSPSPTVRHSLQRRHWRFAPSPYLSSRKHFSLLSPRAVASPSIQSSPSSPSPEFPHVKDEVALELGFEKVSEEFIPECKSKAVLFRHRKTGAEVMSVSNHDENKVFGIVFRTPPKDSTGIPHILEHSVLCGSRKYPLKEPFVELLKGSLHTFLNAFTYPDRTCYPVASTNTKDFYNLVDVYLDAVFFPRCVEDFQTFQQEGWHFELNDPSEDITYKGVVFNEMKGVYSQPDNILGRTSQQALYPDTTYGVDSGGDPQVIPKLTFEEFKEFHRKYYHPSNSRIWFYGDDDPNERLRILGEYLDMFDASSAPNESKIEPQKLFSKPVRIIEKYPASEGADLKKQHMVTLNWLLSDKPLDLETELALGFLDHLLLGTPASPLRKILLESGLGDAIVGGGVEDELLQPQFSIGLKGVSEQDIHKVEELVMTTLKKLANEGFDTDAVEASMNTIEFSLRENNTGSFPRGLSLMLRSIGKWIYDMNPFEPLKYEKPLQDLKSRLAKEGSKAVFSPLIEKFILNNPHRVTVEMQPDPEKAARDEATEKEILQKVKAGMTKEDLEELSQATHDLRLKQETPDPPEALKTVPSLSLQDIPKEPIYVPIEVGDINGVKVLQHDLFTNDVFYTELVFDMSSLKQELLPLVPLFCQSLLEMGTKDLTFVQLNQLIGRKTGGISVYPFTSSVRGKDDPCSHMIVRGKAMAGRAEDLYDLINTILQDVQFEDQQRFKQFVSQSRARMENRLRGSGHGIAAARMDAKLNTAGWMSEKMGGLSYLEFLRTLEERVDQDWVNISSSLEEIRKSVFSKQGCLINITADGKNLANTEKAVGKFVDLLPTRSPITTTNWSATLPLTNEAIVIPTQVNYVGKAANIYDSGYKLSGSAYVISKYISNTWLWDRVRVSGGAYGGFCDFDTHSGVFSFLSYRDPNLLKTLDVYDGTGDFLRELEMDNDTLTKAIIGTIGDVDSYQLPDAKGYSSMLRYLLGITEEERQRRREEILSTSLKDFKEFVDAMEAVKDKGVTVAVASPEDVDAANKERFNFFQVKKAL, encoded by the exons ATGGAAAGGGCCGCGATTGTTCGTTCTCTATCGTGCACTTCTATGGCTTGCGGCAGATACCTCTTATCCCGCTCCTGCAGAACTTCTGTTTCTTCATCCATCCTCTTCCCCTCAACGCCAAAGCCAAAGCTATCGTTATCGCCATCCCCAACTGTAAGACACTCTTTGCAACGCCGCCACTGGAGATTTGCCCCCTCGCCTTACTTGAGCAGCAGGAAGCACTTCTCGTTGCTGTCTCCTAGAGCAGTTGCATCCCCTTCTATTCAatcatctccttcttctccttctccag AGTTTCCTCATGTAAAGGACGAAGTTGCCCTTGAGTTGGGGTTTGAGAAAGTTTCCGAGGAATTCATTCCAGAATGCAAATCTAAAGCAGTGCTTTTCCGGCACAGGAAGACTGGGGCAGAGGTCATGTCTGTTTCCAATCACGATGAGAATAAAGTATTTGGTATTGTTTTTCGCACTCCTCC GAAAGATTCTACTGGTATTCCTCACATCTTGGAGCATAGTGTATTATGTGGATCAAGAAAATATCCTTTAAAAGAACCATTTGTTGAATTATTGAAAGGAAGCTTGCACACTTTCCTCAATGCATTCACATATCCTGATAGGACATGTTACCCGGTTGCTTCCACAAATACTAAG GATTTCTATAATTTGGTTGATGTCTACCTAGATGCGGTTTTCTTTCCTAGATGTGTGGAGGACTTTCAGACTTTTCAGCAGGAGGGTTGGCACTTTGAGCTCAATGATCCTTCTGAAGATATCACTTATAAAG GTGTTGTATTTAATGAAATGAAGGGTGTCTATTCTCAACCAGATAATATACTTGGCCGGACTTCTCAGCAG GCCCTTTACCCTGATACTACCTATGGTGTTGACAGTGGAGGTGATCCTCAAGTCATTCCCAAGTTGACGTTTGAGGAGTTTAAG GAATTTCATCGCAAGTATTACCATCCCAGCAATTCGCGAATATGGTTTTATGGAGATGATGATCCAAATGAGCGCCTCCGCATCCTGGGTG AGTATTTAGACATGTTTGATGCAAGTTCGGCTCCAAATGAATCAAAGATTGAACCACAGAAACTATTTTCTAAGCCGGTTCGGATTATTGAGAAATATCCTGCTAGTGAAGGGGCTGATTTGAAGAAGCAGCATATGGTCACCCTTAACTGGTTGCTCTCTGATAAACCATTGGACTTGGAAACTGAGCTAGCACTTGGGTTTTTGGATCATCTTCTGTTGGGAACTCCTGCTTCACCACTGAGAAAAATTTTGCTAGAAAGTGGACTTGGAGATGCCATTGTTGGTGGTGGGGTTGAAGATGAACTACTTCAGCCTCAATTCAGCATTGGGTTGAAGGGAGTTTCTGAACAGGATATTCATAAGGTAGAAGAGCTAGTCATGACTACACTCAAAAAGTTGGCCAACGAAGGTTTTGATACGGATGCTGTTGAGGCATCTATGAATACAATTGAGTTTTCTCTAAGGGAGAACAACACTGGTTCGTTTCCTCGTGGCTTGTCACTCATGCTCCGCTCCATT GGTAAATGGATTTATGATATGAATCCATTTGAGCCATTGAAATATGAGAAACCTCTTCAAGATCTAAAATCCAGACTTGCAAAGGAGGGATCTAAAGCTGTCTTTTCTCCTCTAATAGAGAAATTCATCTTGAATAACCCACATCGAGTTACTGTGGAAATGCAG CCTGATCCTGAAAAGGCTGCTCGTGATGAAGCCACAGAAAAAGAGATCCTGCAGAAAGTTAAAGCTGGGATGACAAAAGAAGATTTGGAGGAGCTCTCCCAAGCTACTCATGACCTTCGGCTTAAGCAGGAAACTCCTGACCCACCAGAAGCTCTGAAAACTGTTCCTAGCCTTTCTTTGCAAGATATTCCAAAAGAACCTATTTATGTTCCCATTGAG GTTGGTGATATCAATGGAGTAAAAGTTTTGCAGCATGATCTCTTCACCAATGATGTGTTTTACACTGAATTAGTATTTGACATGAGTTCATTGAAGCAAGAGCTTCTTCCCTTGGTCCCACTGTTTTG ccAATCATTGCTGGAAATGGGCACAAAGGACTTGACATTTGTCCAACTAAACCAATTAATCGGAAGAAAAACTGGAGGAATATCAGTTTATCCATTTACCTCATCAGTGCGGGGCAAGGATGATCCATGTAGTCACATGATTGTTCGAGGCAAAGCCATGGCTGGGCGTGCTGAAGATCTTTATGATTTG ATTAATACCATTCTTCAAGATGtacaatttgaagatcaacaGCGTTTCAAACAATTTGTTTCCCAGAGTAGAGCAAGAATGGAG AACCGGTTAAGAGGCAGTGGTCATGGAATTGCAGCTGCAAGGATGGATGCTAAACTAAATACTGCAGGCTGGATGTCAGAAAAGATGGGTGGTCTCAG TTACCTTGAATTCCTGCGAACTCTTGAAGAGAGAGTTGATCAAGATTGGGTGAATATATCGTCATCTCTTGAGGAGATTCGTAAATCTGTATTTTCCAAGCAAGGTTGCTTAATAAATATCACCGCTGATGGAAAAAACCTAGCAAACACAGAAAAAGCTGTGGGGAAGTTTGTTGATCTGCTGCCTACTAGGTCTCCCATTACCACAACTAATTGGAGTGCTACACTTCCATTGACAAATGAAGCTATTGTCATACCTACTCAG GTTAATTATGTCGGGAAAGCAGCTAACATTTATGATAGTGGTTATAAGCTTAGTGGGAGTGCCTATGTTATTTCCAAATACATTAGCAATACATGGTTATGGGATCGTGTACGTGTTAGCGGTGGAGCTTATGGAGGTTTCTGCGATTTTGATACTCATTCAG GTGTTTTTAGTTTCTTATCTTATCGAGATCCAAACTTGCTAAAGACACTTGATGTATATGATGGAACTGGTGACTTCTTAAGAGAATTGGAAATGGATAATGATACTCTGACAAAAGCTATCATAGGAACCATTGGAGATGTAGATTCCTATCAACTTCCTGATGCCAAAGGATATAGCAG CATGTTACGATACTTGCTGGGAATCACAGAGGAAGAAAGGCAAAGGAGACGTGAAGAGATATTATCTACGAG TTTGAAAGACTTTAAAGAATTCGTGGATGCAATGGAAGCAGTCAAGGATAAAGGGGTTACTGTTGCAGTGGCATCTCCCGAGGATGTGGATGCGGCTAACAAGGAGCGTTTCAACTTCTTTCAAGTAAAGAAAGCCCTTTAG